From Triticum urartu cultivar G1812 chromosome 2, Tu2.1, whole genome shotgun sequence, a single genomic window includes:
- the LOC125538751 gene encoding zealexin A1 synthase-like has protein sequence MEGWLTLCFIALSTLLALWFSGGKSKPRKHLHLPPGPWTLPIIGSLHHVVLGTLPHRTITDLCRRHGPLMLLKLGEVPTVVVSSAEAAAGVMKTNDVAFSNRQTTQLQEIMGFGGKGIIFAPYGAHWRQMRKVCIVELLSSKQVRRMERVRADEVGGLLRSVTAATAAGAAANLSEMFAALGNNVVARAAFGGRFARQEEFLRAMDQIMDLLGGFCLVDLFPSSRLVRGLSNGERRVKRTRDLIEHIITEILDERKAARAAGHGACSTDDEDLLDVLLRLQEEDSAYPLTTEIIVTVLLDMFAAASETTGTALEWAMSELTSHPEIMAKAQLEVREVLGQGQAIISNSDLAELHYMHMVIKEVLRLHPPAALLPRKTREDCKIMGYDILEGTNIYINVFAISRDPQYWSNPEEFNPQRFEDNNVDYNGTSFEFTPFGGGRRQCPGIAFASSVLEITLVNFLYHFDWMLPDDANSVSLDMSEKFGFTVRRSTDLLLKAIPHVCSKATHI, from the exons ATGGAGGGTTGGTTAACCTTATGTTTCATAGCCCTATCCACGTTGCTGGCCCTTTGGTTCTCCGGCGGCAAGAGCAAGCCCAGGAAGCACCTGCACCTGCCTCCCGGGCCATGGACTCTCCCGATCATCGGCAGCCTCCACCACGTCGTCCTCGGCACGCTCCCTCACCGCACCATCACTGATCTGTGCCGCCGGCACGGGCCACTGATGCTCCTCAAGCTAGGCGAGGTCCCCACGGTGGTGGTCTCCAGcgccgaggcggcggcgggggtgATGAAGACCAACGACGTCGCCTTCTCGAACCGGCAGACCACCCAGCTGCAGGAGATCATGGGCTTCGGCGGCAAGGGCATCATCTTCGCCCCCTACGGCGCCCACTGGCGCCAGATGCGCAAGGTCTGCATCGTGGAGCTCCTCAGCTCCAAGCAGGTGAGGCGCATGGAGCGCGTCAGGGCCGACGAGGTGGGCGGCCTCCTCCGCTCCGTCACCGCGGCCACGGCCGCGGGCGCCGCCGCCAACCTCAGCGAGATGTTCGCGGCGCTTGGCAACAATGTGGTGGCGCGGGCGGCGTTCGGCGGCAGGTTCGCGCGGCAGGAGGAGTTCCTCCGCGCCATGGACCAGATCATGGACCTGCTGGGGGGCTTCTGCCTGGTCGACCTCTTCCCGTCGTCTCGACTGGTGCGGGGGCTCAGCAATGGCGAGCGCCGCGTAAAGAGGACCCGGGACCTCATTGAGCACATCATCACCGAGATCCTTGACGAGCGCAAGGCGGCGCGAGCAGCCGGTCATGGCGCATGCAGCACCGACGATGAGGACCTGCTGGACGTGCTGCTCAGGCTGCAGGAGGAGGACTCGGCGTACCCTCTAACCACAGAGATTATAGTCACTGTCTTGTTG GACATGTTTGCAGCTGCTTCAGAGACTACAGGAACCGCTTTGGAGTGGGCCATGTCAGAACTCACAAGTCATCCTGAAATTATGGCCAAGGCACAATTAGAGGTTCGAGAGGTACTAGGTCAAGGCCAAGCAATCATTAGCAATAGCGATCTTGCAGAACTCCACTACATGCATATGGTCATCAAGGAGGTTCTTAGATTGCATCCACCTGCCGCTTTACTCCCCCGCAAGACTAGAGAGGACTGCAAAATTATGGGTTATGACATCCTTGAAGGTACCAATATATACATCAATGTCTTCGCAATTTCCCGGGACCCTCAGTATTGGAGCAATCCAGAAGAATTTAATCCACAGAGATTTGAGGACAACAATGTGGATTATAACGGGACAAGTTTTGAATTCACTCCTTTCGGAGGTGGGCGACGACAATGCCCTGGAATAGCATTCGCGTCATCAGTTTTGGAGATTACCTTGGTAAACTTTCTCTATCACTTTGACTGGATGCTTCCTGACGATGCCAACTCAGTATCATTGGATATGTCTGAGAAATTCGGGTTCACTGTCCGTAGAAGTACTGACCTACTACTCAAGGCTATTCCACATGTATGCTCCAAGGCTACACATATATAG
- the LOC125533652 gene encoding ultraviolet-B receptor UVR8 — protein sequence MCQQRAMFKPMKPEEKEWLKQRCGGSWKLVLGYILVGEKNCRRGKSQVTAGPGHSIVVTASGAVYSFGMNSSGQLGLGDTEDKFKPCLIRSLQGIRITHAAVGSSRTMLVSDTGSVYVFGIDTFGGYSLNGALATDYVNSPKVVESLKGIFVVQATIGGFFSAVLSREGRVYTFSWGHEERLGHNTDCADVEPRLLSGPLENVLVAQIAAGNCYLLVLAYQPTGMSVYSLGCGQGGKLGHGNKNSEGVPQLIAHFAGIDARPVSISAGAWHAAVLSSDGRVLTWGWGFQGCLGHGYAEECATLPMAAEISNAVHVSAGQYTTFVMTDNGDVYSFGWTGSYNLGLQDEDEDENQGVLAPKLVGSLTGLNERFVQISPTNAYDWHNGRTGVSHTIALTQSGKVYAFGGGGSGQLGLKLAEGKEAMPPLQVDVDLA from the exons ATGTGCCAGCAAAGGGCCATGTTTAAGCCGATGAAACCAGAAGAGAAGGAGTGGCTGAAGCAAAGGTGCGGGGGCTCTTGGAAGCTTGTTCTTGGATACATTTTGGTCGGCGAGAAGAATTGCCGCCGCGGGAAATCTCAGGTCACTGCTGGACCAGGCCACAGCATTGTGGTCACCGCAAGTGGGGCCGTATACTCATTTGGCATGAATTCCTCGGGCCAGCTAGGCCTTGGGGACACAGAAGACAAGTTCAAGCCATGCCTTATCAG GTCTCTGCAAGGCATCAGGATCACGCATGCCGCGGTTGGATCGAGTCGAACAATGCTCGTGAGCGACACGGGAAGTGTCTACGTATTTGGAATCGACACCTTTGGGGGGTATAGTTTGAATGGAGCACTTGCTACTGACTACGTTAACAGTCCCAAGGTAGTGGAGTCACTGAAGGGCATCTTTGTAGTGCAAGCAACTATAGGAGGCTTCTTCTCGGCGGTTCTGTCCAGAGAGGGTCGGGTTTATACTTTCTCCTGGGGCCACGAGGAGAGGCTAGGCCATAATACAGATTGCGCGGATGTCGAGCCTCGTCTTCTCTCTGGGCCCCTTGAGAATGTACTTGTTGCGCAGATTGCTGCCGGCAATTGTTACCTCCTTGTGTTAGCCTACCAGCCCACCGGAAT GTCGGTGTACTCTCTGGGCTGTGGTCAAGGAGGCAAGCTTGGGCATGGGAACAAGAACAGTGAGGGCGTCCCTCAGCTGATCGCACACTTTGCGGGAATCGACGCAAGGCCAGTGTCAATCTCAGCCGGTGCTTGGCACGCCGCTGTCCTGAGCAGCGACGGGCGCGTGCTCACCTGGGGATGGGGTTTCCAAGGCTGCCTAGGACATGGATACGCTGAAGAATGCGCGACCCTCCCGATGGCGGCGGAAATCTCCAATGCTGTCCACGTTTCAGCTGGCCAGTACACCACCTTTGTCATGACGGATAACGGTGATGTCTACTCCTTTGGGTGGACGGGGTCCTACAACCTAGGCTTGCAG GATGAGGACGAGGACGAGAACCAGGGTGTTCTGGCTCCCAAGTTGGTCGGCTCGCTCACCGGGCTAAACGAAAGATTTGTGCAGATTAGCCCGACGAATGCCTATGATTGGCACAACGGAAGAACGGGGGTGTCTCATACGATTGCCCTCACCCAATCCGGAAAGGTGTACGCGTTTGGAGGAGGTGGCTCGGGTCAGCTTGGCCTCAAGCTTGCCGAGGGCAAAGAAGCCATGCCCCCTCTCCAGGTTGACGTCGATCTCGCTTAG
- the LOC125538750 gene encoding MA3 DOMAIN-CONTAINING TRANSLATION REGULATORY FACTOR 1-like isoform X1 has translation MAAEDGARSPTRMLAEGHLRIATGGRAPADGGIAVRHIPHHHTAKKEDGGKIEQDNLGDANPLPSQELGKLVNGTKKVPATLDDYRKLVVPVIEEYFSTGDVELSVSELRSLGSDQFHNYFVKKLISMAMDRHDKEKEMASILLSALYADLLDSSRMSEGFMMLLESTEDLSVDIPDAIDVLAVFVARAIVDEILPPVFLTRARALLPESSKGIEVLQVAEKSYLSAPHHAELVERKWGGSTHFTVEEAKKRIQDILREYIESGDTDEAFRCIRELGLPFFHHEVVKRALILGMENLSSQPLILKLLKESTTGCLISSNQVSKGFSRVADSVDDLSLDVPSAKTLFDKLLSTAISEGWLDASFCKSAAPGEDMWNASNEKVKHFKEESGHIIQEYFLSDDVPELIRSLQELSAPEYNAIFLKKLITLAMDRKNREKEMASVLLSSLSLELFSTGDIMKGFIMLLQSAEDTALDIVDAPSELALFLARAVIDEVLLPLNLDDISSKLRPNSSGSQTVQMASSLLAARHSGERILRCWGGGTGWAVEDAKDKISKLLEEYNTGGDLKEACQCIRDLGMPFFNHEVVKKALVMAMEKQNEASILALLQECAAEGLITINQMTNGFARVKEGLDDLTLDIPNAQEKFRGYVELATERGWLLSSFASLP, from the exons ATGGCGGCGGAGGACGGCGCGAGGTCGCCCACCAGGATGCTGGCGGAGGGGCATCTGCGGATCGCCACAGGCGGGCGGGCGCCGGCGGACGGCGGGATCGCCGTCCGCCACATCCCACACCACCACACCGCTAAGAAAG AAGATGGTGGGAAAATTGAACAAGACAACCTTGGAGATGCAAATCCGTTACCATCCCAAGAGTTGGGCAAATTAGTTAATGGAACTAAAAAG GTTCCTGCTACATTAGATGACTACAGGAAGCTTGTAGTTCCAGTAATTGAGGAGTATTTTAGTACAGGAGATGTGGAACTGTCAGTTTCCGAGCTAAGGAGTCTTGGATCCGATCAGTTTCACAATTACTTTGTGAAGAAGCTCATATCCATGGCAATGGACCGCCATGATAAAGAAAAAGAAATGGCGTCAATTCTGCTGTCTGCCTTGTATGCTGATCTATTGGACTCCTCCAGGATGAGTGAAGGTTTTATGATGCTTCTAGAGTCAACAGAAGATCTATCTGTGGATATACCAGACGCTATTGATGTCTTGGCTGTTTTTGTGGCACGTGCCATTGTTGATGAAATACTGCCTCCTGTTTTTCTCACTCGAGCTAGAGCATTGCTTCCAGAATCTTCAAAAGGTATTGAAGTTCTGCAGGTTGCTGAGAAGAGTTACTTGTCAGCTCCTCACCATGCGGAGTTAGTTGAACGCAAGTGGGGCGGGAGCACACACTTTACTGTAGAAGAGGCGAAAAAGAGGATCCAGGATATTCTGAGGGAGTACATTGAGAGTGGAGATACAGATGAAGCCTTTAGGTGCATAAGGGAGCTGGGCCTCCCATTCTTCCATCATGAGGTTGTGAAACGTGCTCTCATCCTTGGTATGGAGAATCTGTCGTCACAGCCATTAATCCTGAAGTTGTTGAAGGAATCAACAACTGGCTGTTTGATCAGTTCTAATCAAGTGTCGAAGGGTTTTTCTCGGGTTGCTGACAGTGTTGATGACCTGAGCCTTGATGTTCCTTCAGCCAAAACACTTTTTGACAAGCTGCTTTCCACAGCCATATCTGAAGGGTGGCTTGATGCTTCGTTCTGTAAATCTGCTGCCCCTGGTGAAGATATGTGgaatgcaagcaatgaaaaggtGAAGCATTTTAAAGAAGAGTCTGGTCACATAATTCAGGAGTATTTCCTCTCAGATGACGTCCCGGAACTCATTAGAAGCCTTCAAGAGCTTTCTGCCCCTGAATACAACGCCATTTTCCTAAAGAAGCTCATCACGCTTGCTATGGACAGGAAGAACAGGGAGAAGGAGATGGCTTCTGTACTTCTTTCTTCACTCAGCTTGGAACTATTTTCCACAGGTGATATCATGAAGGGATTCATAATGCTCCTGCAGTCAGCAGAAGACACTGCCCTCGACATTGTGGATGCTCCTAGTGAACTCGCCCTCTTCCTGGCCAGGGCAGTGATCGATGAAGTCTTGCTTCCACTGAATTTGGATGACATCAGTAGCAAGCTGCGCCCGAACAGCAGTGGTAGTCAAACTGTCCAGATGGCCAGCTCTCTGCTTGCGGCCCGCCATTCTGGTGAGAGGATACTGCGCTGCTGGGGTGGGGGCACTGGCTGGGCTGTGGAAGATGCAAAGGACAAGATCTCCAAGCTTCTTGAGGAGTACAACACAGGCGGCGACCTGAAGGAAGCCTGCCAGTGCATCCGCGACCTCGGGATGCCCTTCTTCAACCATGAAGTGGTGAAGAAAGCGCTGGTGATGGCGATGGAGAAGCAGAATGAAGCTAGCATCTTGGCTCTGCTGCAGGAGTGCGCCGCCGAGGGGCTGATAACCATCAACCAGATGACCAACGGCTTCGCTCGCGTCAAGGAAGGCCTGGACGATCTGACCCTCGACATCCCCAACGCGCAGGAGAAGTTCAGAGGCTATGTGGAGCTCGCGACAGAGCGCGGTTGGCTGCTATCTTCCTTCGCCTCCCTGCCCTGA
- the LOC125538750 gene encoding MA3 DOMAIN-CONTAINING TRANSLATION REGULATORY FACTOR 1-like isoform X2, with amino-acid sequence MAAEDGARSPTRMLAEGHLRIATGGRAPADGGIAVRHIPHHHTAKKDGGKIEQDNLGDANPLPSQELGKLVNGTKKVPATLDDYRKLVVPVIEEYFSTGDVELSVSELRSLGSDQFHNYFVKKLISMAMDRHDKEKEMASILLSALYADLLDSSRMSEGFMMLLESTEDLSVDIPDAIDVLAVFVARAIVDEILPPVFLTRARALLPESSKGIEVLQVAEKSYLSAPHHAELVERKWGGSTHFTVEEAKKRIQDILREYIESGDTDEAFRCIRELGLPFFHHEVVKRALILGMENLSSQPLILKLLKESTTGCLISSNQVSKGFSRVADSVDDLSLDVPSAKTLFDKLLSTAISEGWLDASFCKSAAPGEDMWNASNEKVKHFKEESGHIIQEYFLSDDVPELIRSLQELSAPEYNAIFLKKLITLAMDRKNREKEMASVLLSSLSLELFSTGDIMKGFIMLLQSAEDTALDIVDAPSELALFLARAVIDEVLLPLNLDDISSKLRPNSSGSQTVQMASSLLAARHSGERILRCWGGGTGWAVEDAKDKISKLLEEYNTGGDLKEACQCIRDLGMPFFNHEVVKKALVMAMEKQNEASILALLQECAAEGLITINQMTNGFARVKEGLDDLTLDIPNAQEKFRGYVELATERGWLLSSFASLP; translated from the exons ATGGCGGCGGAGGACGGCGCGAGGTCGCCCACCAGGATGCTGGCGGAGGGGCATCTGCGGATCGCCACAGGCGGGCGGGCGCCGGCGGACGGCGGGATCGCCGTCCGCCACATCCCACACCACCACACCGCTAAGAAAG ATGGTGGGAAAATTGAACAAGACAACCTTGGAGATGCAAATCCGTTACCATCCCAAGAGTTGGGCAAATTAGTTAATGGAACTAAAAAG GTTCCTGCTACATTAGATGACTACAGGAAGCTTGTAGTTCCAGTAATTGAGGAGTATTTTAGTACAGGAGATGTGGAACTGTCAGTTTCCGAGCTAAGGAGTCTTGGATCCGATCAGTTTCACAATTACTTTGTGAAGAAGCTCATATCCATGGCAATGGACCGCCATGATAAAGAAAAAGAAATGGCGTCAATTCTGCTGTCTGCCTTGTATGCTGATCTATTGGACTCCTCCAGGATGAGTGAAGGTTTTATGATGCTTCTAGAGTCAACAGAAGATCTATCTGTGGATATACCAGACGCTATTGATGTCTTGGCTGTTTTTGTGGCACGTGCCATTGTTGATGAAATACTGCCTCCTGTTTTTCTCACTCGAGCTAGAGCATTGCTTCCAGAATCTTCAAAAGGTATTGAAGTTCTGCAGGTTGCTGAGAAGAGTTACTTGTCAGCTCCTCACCATGCGGAGTTAGTTGAACGCAAGTGGGGCGGGAGCACACACTTTACTGTAGAAGAGGCGAAAAAGAGGATCCAGGATATTCTGAGGGAGTACATTGAGAGTGGAGATACAGATGAAGCCTTTAGGTGCATAAGGGAGCTGGGCCTCCCATTCTTCCATCATGAGGTTGTGAAACGTGCTCTCATCCTTGGTATGGAGAATCTGTCGTCACAGCCATTAATCCTGAAGTTGTTGAAGGAATCAACAACTGGCTGTTTGATCAGTTCTAATCAAGTGTCGAAGGGTTTTTCTCGGGTTGCTGACAGTGTTGATGACCTGAGCCTTGATGTTCCTTCAGCCAAAACACTTTTTGACAAGCTGCTTTCCACAGCCATATCTGAAGGGTGGCTTGATGCTTCGTTCTGTAAATCTGCTGCCCCTGGTGAAGATATGTGgaatgcaagcaatgaaaaggtGAAGCATTTTAAAGAAGAGTCTGGTCACATAATTCAGGAGTATTTCCTCTCAGATGACGTCCCGGAACTCATTAGAAGCCTTCAAGAGCTTTCTGCCCCTGAATACAACGCCATTTTCCTAAAGAAGCTCATCACGCTTGCTATGGACAGGAAGAACAGGGAGAAGGAGATGGCTTCTGTACTTCTTTCTTCACTCAGCTTGGAACTATTTTCCACAGGTGATATCATGAAGGGATTCATAATGCTCCTGCAGTCAGCAGAAGACACTGCCCTCGACATTGTGGATGCTCCTAGTGAACTCGCCCTCTTCCTGGCCAGGGCAGTGATCGATGAAGTCTTGCTTCCACTGAATTTGGATGACATCAGTAGCAAGCTGCGCCCGAACAGCAGTGGTAGTCAAACTGTCCAGATGGCCAGCTCTCTGCTTGCGGCCCGCCATTCTGGTGAGAGGATACTGCGCTGCTGGGGTGGGGGCACTGGCTGGGCTGTGGAAGATGCAAAGGACAAGATCTCCAAGCTTCTTGAGGAGTACAACACAGGCGGCGACCTGAAGGAAGCCTGCCAGTGCATCCGCGACCTCGGGATGCCCTTCTTCAACCATGAAGTGGTGAAGAAAGCGCTGGTGATGGCGATGGAGAAGCAGAATGAAGCTAGCATCTTGGCTCTGCTGCAGGAGTGCGCCGCCGAGGGGCTGATAACCATCAACCAGATGACCAACGGCTTCGCTCGCGTCAAGGAAGGCCTGGACGATCTGACCCTCGACATCCCCAACGCGCAGGAGAAGTTCAGAGGCTATGTGGAGCTCGCGACAGAGCGCGGTTGGCTGCTATCTTCCTTCGCCTCCCTGCCCTGA
- the LOC125538752 gene encoding inverted formin-2-like: MSSPPPNLSLPLPVTTVAPLLPAPGSSVAPAPVVLTPEVSGALRDLTQAVQEIHLFLAGSYGPHPAAPPITATAPPWQPPHQAAPAALAGLLQQPLQLPSIAPSWLPWPPPRSSGCCSSRCNCHPPPPPPRPGCRGSRRTRWPPPRSSGRCSSCHPPPRPGCSGSHRSWRPPPRPALRRSSRCNCSSHHRSAPAPHRPRRRESRSTKSSSRRRHHRFPKASPSSRSSFRRRRHRFQLGSLPATSRQR, encoded by the coding sequence ATGTCTTCACCACCGCCCAACCTGTCTCTTCCGCTGCCGGTCACGACCGTCGCCCCGCTCCTGCCCGCGCCGGGATCTTCCGTCGCGCCCGCCCCCGTCGTCCTCACCCCGGAGGTGTCCGGGGCGCTGCGGGACCTAACACAGGCGGTCCAGGAGATCCATCTGTTCTTGGCCGGGTCCTATGGGCCGCACCCGGCTGCGCCGCCCAtcaccgccaccgcgccgccgtgGCAGCCGCCGCACCAAGCGGCCCCCGCCGCGCTCGCCGGGCTGCTGCAGCAGCCACTGCAGCTGCCATCCATTGCCCCGTCCTGGCTGCCGTGGCCTCCGCCGCGCTCGTCAGGCTGCTGCAGCAGCCGCTGCAACTGccatccaccgccaccaccgccccGTCCTGGCTGCCGTGGCAGCCGCCGCACCAGGTGGCCTCCGCCGCGCTCATCAGGCCGCTGCAGCAGCTGCCATCCACCGCCCCGCCCTGGCTGCAGTGGCAGCCACCGCTCCTGGCGACCTCCGCCGCGCCCGGCGCTCCGCCGCAGCAGCCGCTGCAACTGCAGCAGCCATCACCGGTCAGCTCCGGCCCCGCATCGACCGCGCCGACGGGAGTCCCGATCCACCAAATCAAGTTCCCGCCGTCGCCATCACCGCTTCCCCAAGGCGTCCCCATCCAGCAGATCAAGCTTccgccgtcgccgtcaccgctTCCAGCTTGGATCACTACCCGCCACGTCTCGGCAACGGTGA